From one Deltaproteobacteria bacterium genomic stretch:
- the speB gene encoding agmatinase: protein MIPYSVTFGGISGRYASWKDATFVVIPFPVDMTTTYMTGTRNGPRAILDASSHMELFDEENKIEPYRAGIFVSTEVPISLAGPVPALKEVERRVNATLRAGKVPVLLGGEHSGTVGAVVALRKRYGDLTVLQFDAHTDLRDTYLGTPHNHACVGRRIVDAGARLVQVGIRSMSEEEDRFLKKSEEVKTFYASEVRDNVADVTKGIVSSLSENVYISIDLDVFDPGIMPAVVTPEPGGLSWFEGIDILRDVMRSNRNIVGFDVMELAPIAGMAAPDYLAARLCYRLMGWLVARQSEK, encoded by the coding sequence GTGATCCCATACTCCGTCACCTTCGGAGGGATATCCGGCAGGTACGCGTCGTGGAAGGACGCGACCTTCGTCGTCATCCCGTTCCCGGTCGACATGACCACGACGTACATGACGGGAACGCGGAACGGCCCGCGCGCCATCCTCGACGCCTCTTCCCACATGGAGCTGTTCGACGAGGAGAACAAGATCGAGCCGTACCGGGCGGGGATCTTCGTCTCCACGGAGGTCCCGATCTCCCTGGCGGGGCCGGTCCCGGCCCTGAAGGAAGTCGAGCGGCGGGTGAATGCCACGCTGCGGGCGGGAAAGGTCCCGGTGCTGCTCGGCGGGGAGCATTCCGGAACGGTGGGGGCGGTGGTCGCGCTGCGCAAGCGGTACGGAGACCTGACCGTACTGCAATTCGACGCCCACACGGACCTTCGAGACACGTATCTCGGGACGCCGCACAACCACGCGTGTGTCGGCCGGCGGATCGTCGACGCGGGGGCGCGTCTCGTCCAGGTCGGCATCCGGAGCATGTCCGAAGAGGAGGACCGCTTCCTCAAAAAGTCGGAGGAGGTGAAGACGTTCTACGCCTCCGAGGTACGGGACAACGTGGCCGACGTCACGAAGGGGATCGTCAGCTCCCTCTCGGAGAACGTCTACATCTCGATCGACCTCGACGTGTTCGACCCGGGGATCATGCCCGCCGTCGTCACGCCGGAGCCCGGCGGGCTCTCCTGGTTCGAGGGGATCGACATCCTGCGGGACGTGATGCGTTCGAACCGGAACATCGTCGGGTTCGACGTGATGGAGCTCGCCCCGATCGCCGGGATGGCGGCGCCGGACTACCTGGCCGCGCGCCTTTGCTATCGCCTCATGGGCTGGCTCGTCGCGCGCCAGTCCGAGAAGTAA